The genomic region ttagttgcTGGTAGTGTAGGCTAACTCTCAgcttgctaacgttagccattagTTAGGACTGAGGCGCGTTTAGGCCGCAGAGTTAGCGCATTTGTGTATTCAAATCGGTGAGCTAGCTAGCCAGGTTACCTGTGGCTTTGCGGAAACTAGCTCTATGGCAAATTTAACCACCAAGTAGCTATATTTGTCATTATTTTCTCAATTTACATTTGTAGAAATTGGGAAACAAGTTATGATGTGAATATATAACTTGAAGAGCAAGCGGTTTGCTCGGAAAGGCTAACGTTAAgttggttagctagctagtctTCTTGCTAAGCTAGTCAGGCTGACGTTGCCGAAGAAAAACTTCATCCTTTTCACTTATATTTTCCACAAGTAGGCGTCAGCCAGTGGTACCCATAACATATATACCCAATTTAGAAAGTCTCAAGACTCACTGTGAGGTGTTATTTACAACTTACTGAATTCACTTTTGACAGacaacaacattattaaatgtcAATGCCATTGCTCCTAGCAACAAGGTGGCGCTGCTtcacatgtgctcacacagaAGTGGATCTCatttctgtcactcactcaatgaattcatttaaaaaaataataataataattctaacCTTGTCCAGTTGTTCTCTCCAATGACCAGTAATCCATCACCATATTTCTCTTACAGTTAGACCCATACATGGATGAAAATTTCATCAAGCAGGCATTCAGTAACATGGGAGAGACGGCATATGGGGTTAAAATTATAACACACAGAGTGACTGGGTAAGTAGAGTTAttcagtgtgtatttgtattagaGTATATGTGTTTGATGTAGCAACAAACCATAGAATTTCCTTCTGCTCTAGTAGCCTATACCAGCACCATGCATTTTCTCGTCTTGCACAGCTAGTTCAATTACATTGCAGGACCCGCATTGCATTACATGCAGCACCTGCATATATACTTTTGATGCAGTTTGTCAGTGTAGATATCTGATGACTTGGTGCCTCATGTTCTATGTGAAGATGTCTGACTGTTGTGTTCTATACAGAGGATCAGCAGGATACTGCTTTGTGGAAATGGCAGATGAAGCGAGTGTTGACCGCTGTGTACACAGACTCAACGGGAAACTGGTACCTGGTTCGAATCCAGTAAGTGCCTCTAAATGGAGTCTAGGCTACTTTACCACACAACAATGAATATTTTAACATGTCTGAACATCTTTATTGGTACATAAAGTGTAATCAAGATGGCCTCCACCTTGAACAAAATTATCTGAAAAGCTTTGTAGCTCCTGTTGGCAAttttttgccatttttaatTTTCTGGTGGTGGTTGAGGCTGATTGTAAAATGATTCTTGTTTGAAGCTGCTGAATAAACTCTGTTAGGAACTAGGTGAGGAATGGGATAAAGCCTGTACTGAGTGGTGGAGGTATGTGTACATACAGAATGTTTCATCACTCcagtagtttttgtttttttgttaacCTAGCAATATAGACATAGTGCTCCACCGTTGCACTGAATGGAGGTAAAcaaattatctctctctctgtgcagcccAGGAAGTTTAAGCTGAACTATGCTACATACGGGAAGAGGCCAGAGCCAGGGTGAGTAGTCAGTGCTGTTGCTCAATAAATATTTGGGACACGGGTCATCTGGAAATGATCTAGAACCACAAAAAATATTTGGTTGGAATCTCAATGAATAGCTATATTGTAATATTCTCTAACTCTGAGTTGTACTTCTGATAGTAAGTTATGGTTGCTGTCAGTATATCTCAGTACAACTTTAGTAGAAATTATAAATCTGTAATATGATGTATTCATATGCATGAATACTATTTCCTGGGCTGTAATAGGTAAACATGATGTAGTTATGAAGAAAAAGAGGGTTGCATTGAATTTGTCTCTTCTCCTAGCCCTGAATACTCAGTTTTTGTTGGGGACCTCACCTCCGAAGTTGACGATTACCAGCTCCACCAGTTCTTCTTGAAGAAATACCCGTCATGCAAAGGGGCCAAAGTTGTCACTGACCCGTATGGAAACTCAAGGTATGCCAGATACCTTTGTCCACTGTCACGACAGACTTATCTGGTCCTTCCTGTGATTTATGGCCATGTCAGAGTCAGTTTCAATGACTGCACTATGACGCTGATCAGGGATTGGGACCTCCAACAATATCTTGAAATATTGTCTCATTCTCAAGTCTCATGTCTACTGTCGTGTTTAATTATGGTTTTCTTTCGTTTCaacacctgctttattccctCCTTTCCCGAAAACGAGGACAGAGAAAATACGTGGTTGTGGTGTGTTACAGTTATGACAAATCTGCTAAAACTATTGTTTTCCCCATATAGGGTAAGCAAGAGCAACTCACAATTGAAGTGATGCTACttcatattaaaagtaaaaaaaaagtttcagttCTACCATAAATAATTAATTTTTATTTCTTACAAATTTCGTATTTATTTTGCATGATACGGCATGCTCTGAGGGGGAAAGCGAGGCTGATGGCTCAGTGCTGTGTTTGCTCCCGTAGAGGCTACGGCTTTGTGAAGTTCGGAGATGAGAGCGAGCAGAAGAAAGCCCTGGAGGAGTTCCAGAACGCATCTGGACTAGGAGGGAAACCCATCAGGATAAGCATCGCCGTCAACAAGAGGTACGTTACGTCTCTTAAATCCAGCCAAAGAAGCTCCTTAAAGTTGCCGTTTTTAGTAGGAAAGTGTAAATGGCTTGGTAACTGTCAAGCACTCTTTACTGACATGTTGACATGTCGTCTTCTATCCTGCCTGTGTACATGTGACGACAACCATTCTCGCTAGGTCTTTGTGCAAGAACAAACACTAAACTCAAAATACTGTAATGGTGTTGTCACCTccttcttttatttttatttattttttgcatcaCTCATTTTTGGCAAAAACAATTTGATTGCAGAAGTggatttgtttttctccatgTTTCACTCTccaaagagacacagaggataCACTTTGCTTTCAAGTAATCcagttattttttttcagagaaGGCAGGGGATATAAGAAATGCAAGGGTATTATAACTAAGTTAAGGACGGAAATACCCATGTTGCGCAATGTCTACAATACTCTGCAGCTGTTTTGAGATTTCTGCACATATGTTATCGCTGCTGTTCTATAATGTAATGTGTCAAATGTGTTTCTTTGACATTTGGGCAGTGTTTCCTAGAATGAagaaacacaatacaacacacatttattttagatGAATTTAGATCCAGTATAAGTTACTTACACAGTGCAGTTTGAACAGGTCTCTTTATCCTGTTCATTCAGCAAATCTCATCCAAGATTTTTTTGGACTTGAATGATAATTTAATTCGTAGTCAAGGCCAGCAAAAGCAGTCTTGATTTAAAATGCTGCAGGACACAATGCTAGACAGAACCAGATGACCAAAGGTAAGCACACTTATCTGTTGTGTCTATCTTGGGGAAAACTGCTGTGCGAAGGCGGTGCAGCATTAGCGCAGCATTAGCACGCCACCAGTGTAACATTCGAAAGAAATGGAGACCACATGGGACCTCACTGTGCTGCTAGCGTGTCTCAAACTGTaagatattttattttattgagaaatacaatattttattgagaaatgaaatatttaattAACAATGTCAATACGCAAGTAAAGTTTGATATCCACGTTAATGAGGAAAGTAAACTTTAAAAGGAATTGTTGTAAAACAatttagatgttttatttctCTGATGGCTCTTTAAATCATTGGTTATTAGTGCTTTCAGTCATTTGGAGAACCTTTGTGCCATTCAGCTTATTTTACTTTAATTCTAACAGCCATATTAAACCAAGAGGATGGGGAGCGCTCATGTGCACGTGATGGCATCAGTTTGTGTCTTATCCAGCTTGGATGATTGAAACTGTTGGCCTGTGTAGTGCATATTGGCCTCTCATTGTCCTGCCTGATGGATGATTTTGGTGCTTTTAAACTTGACCTATATTTATACCGTAATGCTGTGGGAAATTATTTAGATTCCTCTCCATGAACAGTATTGCAAACCTACCTGCACTGGTCCTAGGGGGTTAATGTTAATTTGTATCGTACTGTGAAGGCTTTGCTTACATTTTTGCAGTGTGCTCTGTCCTGGACCACAAAACTGCTTAGGGCACAGCCTGTGTGGCTAGTGAGAGCGACAGGTgtatttatctgtccttcacaggCCCTTGCATCATCAAAAGTaatttgaagttgataccaaaaCTATTTGCTCATAAAGCATACCCCAGAAAGTGTCCGATTGTTGCTTTAAGCAGATTGCTAATGCTGATTTCAGTAGTGTTGAGATTTTTTAAGGACTTACGGTTGTAACCTTCAACAACATACAGACATTTTGACATTGCACGCAATTGAGCATTGATGCCTTCTTTCAAAGTTTCATGTACTTCCATGCTCGCTTGTTTCATTGTTCGACTGTAAGCCAGCTGTATTTTGAGACACTGCTAGTTGAACTTTGTTAATGATCCTCGGGCCCTGATTGGTTTTATCGTAGTGTACTTCTGATAAATGTCGGTTCCATTTTTGGTTGTAACGGACAGATTTAAAAGCACTGACATgtctaaaaataaacaaagcatCGAACTTATCcttgaaaataaattcacccagcccttgtgtttttttcatcCAGCAACAAATCCAACAACTATCACAACCAGAATCATAACTACAACAACTACCAGCAGCAGTATTATCAGCAGCCCTACCAGAACTACTACCCACAGTGGGGCTACGATCAGTACAGCAACTATGGAAACTATGGCTACGGCCCCTATGGCAACCCTCCACCTATGCCACCACATGGGATGATGCCTCCACCCCCCATGGGAATGCCCCCAGTGCCCCCAGACACGCAGCCCACCACAGAGGTAAGAGCCGTTCAGTATTACTTCTATAGTTGCGGGGCTTCTGCAAAAAGTGTACATTGTATCACTGATGATGTTGTCCTCTTGACCTGCATTTTCCCTGGTCAAGCAACATTAAAAATAATATTTCCGGTCTCGAAAGTCAACAAGGTTTCCTTTTCTGTTGGCAGTTAATGGCCTTTGCAGTTGCTGCTattgtgctgtttttgtttataGTGATTGCTTGCCCTCCAGCGCCGCTAAAGGCACCCCTAGGTCATGTTAAGCCATGGGcattgtttattatttacatGCTGTTTAGTGTTACTATTAGGGATGGGCACGCTTAAACGGTTTACCGTTAAAACGTAAATTAATTCCTGACCGTTTAGTTAGGAACTTTCTTCAAAAAAAGTCTTTGGTATGCACTGATACCACTTTTTCCAGTACGAGTACTGACATTTGTGTACTTGCTGATACAGAGTACCAATATGGGTACTTAATTAGCTTATGCTCAATTTCTCCTACCCAACTGTTTCCAGGTCTGATAGGGCAGCAAAAATGCCAGACAGTCATAAAATAAAAGTGTAATGTTGCCATGAAGTGGTATTGGTGTGTGGTGTCAGAACTTTAATGAGGTATATGAGCACAGTATTGGCCCAATGCCGGTATCAGTGCAACCCTATAAATAACCAATACAACTGATAGGTCCATGATAACAATTGTATGCCTACCAGTGATGTGCGGGTCCACTTACAAACAACCCAAGTCGCCCAACACATTAATGAAATCCGACTGCAACTCAAACCGCTAATACAAGGCAAAATTACACCCTACTTACTACCCATGTGGTGCTTTTTCCAAAAAGTGTGGACTTGGttgcattcatttgtgtgttcttTGGGCTAGACAAAATATCTGCTTTTAAACAGGAGCAGAATGCCCTCTCGCATGTCAGCTAAGCCTACCTGGAGTATTCATGACAGCATTTGGCGAAACAACTTCAGCACAAACCCTAAACATTCTCTTAAATTCGACACGGCTATAAGGCTAGGAGAAGCACGATCTGGAACCCTTGAATTTGTGAAAGCCAGTTGAGTGTGCACAGTGCATGGCTGTCTCTTCTGTTTAATATTATTcctaattcttttttttttttccttcatttctCCCTGAAGCAGCCTCAAGAGTCCACAGAGGAAGGCGAAGAGGATAACGCTGAGGGTAAGACTGACCTCAACTGACTCATAACTGCACATGTTACATTTTCCAGGTCCGTTCTCCGTTAAAACTGAATGTCTGTTCTCTCTAGACCCCAACCCCCATATGGATGTGGACACTCTGAATAGGCAATACATGGATCGCAGCGAGGAGCTCTACGACTCCCTGATGAACTGCCACTGGCAGCCGCTGGACAGCATCACGTCAGAGATCCCAACAACCAGCTCGTGATGTGTCCCATCGTCTCCGACCTGAAACCTGGCCCGGTCTTTTTACGAAACATCCCTTTTTAAAACGCAAACAATAGCTGAACACTTTACAGACAACGTccagtgttttctttctctttttttcttttttttttaattcagttaGGATTGAGGGTCAACTCCACATGTTTGTGACCATATTATATCCCTGATTAATGTATGTACAGATttcttgatttttctttttttttggaagaacTGCATTATAAACATGTCAGATTTTGATTGGGAATggcctgggggggtggggttgccCTCTGTTTATGACGGTGCAATGCAAAATCCAGTGGTTTGCCATACTGTGTGTTAGATTTATGTTTCCCTGAAGTGAAGACTAATTTGGTAATCCAGTGTGATTATTGAGATAAACACGCatgtcttttgtgattgaagTATTGTAATAGACATGTACAGTGGATTTAGCTTTTAAGAAATTCAGTTTTTGTCTTTCGCGATGCAAGTGTTAATGTCTGGCTGATTATTTTACATCAACATTAGGACTTGTATGAAATATCAGAGAGTCCAAATCTTGGCACATTAACAACTGAACTTGCAACTGAATGGTCCCACCCctctaaaaaaatatatatttccctTCATGATGTCATGCCATTTTGTGTTAAATTTTATTAcgttttgaaaatatttttgtaataaaactcAAACGTTAATTGGTGGATAACATTAAAAGAACACTTTAATATGCATTCATTGTTTActgttttgttcatttgttgAAAAGGATCACCATGTAAATTGAAGAAAAACTATTTGAATTGACTCATTCAGAATATCTATTGATGCATGTAGGACGCTATGTATTCGGAATTTTAATGTAAATAAGGACTGTTGTACATTAGAATGCCACAACCTCATACATAAGGGCAATACATTTCCTCAACGTGCATACTGATGAAAACTGAACCAATAGAAGGTAGAGCAGTAACTCCATTTAGATGCGGTCTTGACAAAACGGCTCGATGCTTATTTGATAGTGGATGTTGTGCTATTAGCTAGGCTGTTCGGTCTCAATAAGATTAAGTTGTAAGCTGATCTAGTGTTACCTCAGTAGTTTTGACCCTCATCATATTCGAATTTTGAGCTGTTTGACACTCAGTGGGCATGCTGTTTTGCTGAGTTGCTGTCATCTGAATACACTGGCCTTTTTCCCAAAGTCAACAGACCATGGCGTACTAGTTTACATGTTGGTAGGGCCAAGGTGTTAACAGTCGCCTCACTTTCTTTACTAGGCATGTTCTCAGACTTGTTACAAACAAAGAAGATCAAAATGCAGTAGACACTGCAGCTTTATTGTACCATTGGCTTGAGAAGAGAAGTGGACCACTGGTTCATGTGTGAGTGGCCTCTACTTGTGTTTAGCATCGTTTTCTTGGCCTGGCCCCACAGGCTTCCCATCCTCATTCTTCTTCTCAGTGGACAGCAGTCCCACGCCTGGCCTTCCTGGGCAGTACCAACTGGGTCCTAGCCGGTACCAGCCTTGGTAGAGTGCCCGCCAGCTCAGGCAACCCAGGGCACCTCCTAGTAACTGGGTGGGGAACTGAGGGAAGTAGGCCAGGAGGCAGAGTAGCAGGAAGATCCagaggcccagcagcagcacacagaagAGGAAAATGAAGCGCAGGGGACCCCCAGAGGGCCCACCCAGGCGCAGGTAGGGCCCGAAGACGGCCGTCTCCTCGGCCAGCAGCAGGCAGCACAGGCACAGCAGGAAGGTGTCCTCCGAGACTTCGTACCCGCGCCACACCATGCCAGCGTTCAGGCATGCTGCTTTGCTCGCGTCCTCCCGCAGCACCAAGAGAGGCTGGGTAGCCCCGCTACCCTCCTCGGGGCTGTTGAGGAGCTCGTAGCAGCTACCCGTGGTGTTCTCCAGCACGCTCAGAACTTTCCGGAAACCCTGCCACAGACCTCCGGCCACGGCCAGCCGTGAGAGGTGGCGCAGGGAGAGGGTGATGGAGCGAcggacggagaaagagaggaggaagacgaagGAGCCCACGAGGACACAGGTCCATCCCCATCCTGACCGC from Clupea harengus chromosome 25, Ch_v2.0.2, whole genome shotgun sequence harbors:
- the trnau1apb gene encoding tRNA selenocysteine 1-associated protein 1-like isoform X2, yielding MFNRMTSLWMGDLDPYMDENFIKQAFSNMGETAYGVKIITHRVTGGSAGYCFVEMADEASVDRCVHRLNGKLVPGSNPPRKFKLNYATYGKRPEPGPEYSVFVGDLTSEVDDYQLHQFFLKKYPSCKGAKVVTDPYGNSRGYGFVKFGDESEQKKALEEFQNASGLGGKPIRISIAVNKSNKSNNYHNQNHNYNNYQQQYYQQPYQNYYPQWGYDQYSNYGNYGYGPYGNPPPMPPHGMMPPPPMGMPPVPPDTQPTTEPQESTEEGEEDNAEDPNPHMDVDTLNRQYMDRSEELYDSLMNCHWQPLDSITSEIPTTSS
- the trnau1apb gene encoding tRNA selenocysteine 1-associated protein 1-like isoform X1; the protein is MFNRMTSLWMGDLDPYMDENFIKQAFSNMGETAYGVKIITHRVTGGSAGYCFVEMADEASVDRCVHRLNGKLVPGSNPPRKFKLNYATYGKRPEPGPEYSVFVGDLTSEVDDYQLHQFFLKKYPSCKGAKVVTDPYGNSRGYGFVKFGDESEQKKALEEFQNASGLGGKPIRISIAVNKSNKSNNYHNQNHNYNNYQQQYYQQPYQNYYPQWGYDQYSNYGNYGYGPYGNPPPMPPHGMMPPPPMGMPPVPPDTQPTTEQPQESTEEGEEDNAEDPNPHMDVDTLNRQYMDRSEELYDSLMNCHWQPLDSITSEIPTTSS
- the fitm1l gene encoding fat storage-inducing transmembrane protein 1 is translated as MFLYTFLAVITDLAAGLLGHVSFRRHFHLLMAGLVIFGPALSMWVSPYSVFAKKTHFLYRMFLRSGWGWTCVLVGSFVFLLSFSVRRSITLSLRHLSRLAVAGGLWQGFRKVLSVLENTTGSCYELLNSPEEGSGATQPLLVLREDASKAACLNAGMVWRGYEVSEDTFLLCLCCLLLAEETAVFGPYLRLGGPSGGPLRFIFLFCVLLLGLWIFLLLCLLAYFPQFPTQLLGGALGCLSWRALYQGWYRLGPSWYCPGRPGVGLLSTEKKNEDGKPVGPGQENDAKHK